A DNA window from Haliovirga abyssi contains the following coding sequences:
- a CDS encoding GNAT family N-acetyltransferase encodes MNFIIKEANIEEVIKVRHIVMWPKKSIEFVKIPCDSNGKHYGVYIGNKIVSVISIFIKNEELQFRKFATLNEYQGQGIGTKLLKYIFEIALENNIKRIWCNARKDKSKFYTKFGMKNTDETFKKAGINYVIMEKIIRD; translated from the coding sequence ATGAATTTTATAATAAAAGAAGCTAATATAGAAGAGGTTATAAAAGTTAGACATATAGTAATGTGGCCAAAGAAAAGTATTGAATTTGTTAAGATACCTTGTGATTCTAATGGAAAACATTATGGAGTTTATATTGGAAATAAGATTGTTTCTGTAATTTCTATTTTTATAAAAAATGAAGAACTTCAATTTAGGAAATTTGCTACTTTAAATGAATATCAAGGTCAAGGGATAGGGACAAAATTACTTAAATATATATTTGAAATTGCATTAGAGAATAATATAAAAAGAATATGGTGTAATGCTCGTAAGGATAAAAGCAAATTTTATACGAAATTTGGAATGAAAAATACAGATGAAACATTTAAAAAAGCTGGAATTAATTATGTAATAATGGAAAAAATAATAAGAGATTAA
- a CDS encoding HD domain-containing protein, which produces MIAEILKDMIEYFENDVRRINHAIKVYTIAKNIGENEKVSDENLFIIEIAAILHDIGIKISEEKYNSSSGKYQEIEGPGVAKEILKKYNLKHKILERVLFLIGNHHSYSKIDNIDFQILIEADFIINIYEDKLLKDSIVSIKEKYFKTKIGNSYIETMYLNNI; this is translated from the coding sequence TTGATTGCGGAAATATTAAAAGATATGATTGAATATTTTGAAAATGATGTCAGAAGAATAAATCATGCAATAAAAGTATATACTATTGCTAAAAATATAGGTGAAAATGAAAAAGTATCAGATGAGAATTTATTTATAATAGAAATAGCAGCTATTTTACATGATATTGGAATAAAAATAAGTGAAGAAAAATATAATAGCAGTAGCGGGAAATATCAAGAGATTGAAGGACCTGGTGTAGCAAAAGAGATATTGAAAAAGTATAATTTGAAACACAAAATATTAGAAAGAGTTCTTTTTTTAATTGGAAACCATCATAGCTATTCAAAAATTGATAATATAGATTTTCAAATATTAATAGAAGCAGATTTTATAATAAATATTTACGAGGATAAATTATTAAAAGATAGTATTGTATCAATAAAAGAGAAATATTTTAAGACAAAAATAGGTAATAGTTATATAGAAACTATGTATTTGAATAATATTTAA
- a CDS encoding Smr/MutS family protein, giving the protein MRIIDMHELTVENAIDKFIQVYNENIGKSIKIIHGYGSSGKGGKIKKKLRQFLDENLKYLEYTIGEKIDGNRGYTIVNAKKRVPLKIDYIKIEILEFCNAAKTKEKIAGKFRKYEPEKILKALRQLEKSGELKVINKGKHKCYLKNYY; this is encoded by the coding sequence ATGAGAATAATTGATATGCATGAATTAACGGTTGAGAATGCAATTGATAAATTTATACAAGTTTATAATGAAAATATTGGGAAAAGTATAAAGATTATTCATGGATATGGTTCTTCTGGAAAAGGTGGGAAAATCAAGAAAAAATTAAGACAATTTTTAGATGAAAATTTAAAATATTTAGAGTATACAATAGGGGAAAAAATTGATGGCAACAGAGGCTATACAATAGTTAATGCAAAAAAAAGAGTTCCGCTAAAAATTGATTATATAAAAATAGAAATTTTAGAATTTTGTAATGCAGCAAAAACTAAAGAAAAAATAGCAGGAAAATTTAGAAAATATGAACCTGAAAAAATATTAAAAGCATTAAGGCAATTAGAGAAAAGCGGAGAATTAAAAGTAATTAATAAAGGGAAACATAAATGTTATCTTAAAAATTATTACTAG
- a CDS encoding metallophosphoesterase: protein MAKILVISDSHGKFDKIHKMVEKEKPDYIIFTGDHSKDGIELSYLYNDKIKFYIVKGNTDYMDRDSKEELEIQIDGFKFLLTHGHLYGVKRGYDNLKLVAEKKKVDVVIFGHTHNKYYEKYKNIEIFNPGAAQDGNYGIIEIEGDKIKFMHKGL from the coding sequence ATGGCTAAAATATTAGTTATATCAGATAGTCATGGAAAATTTGATAAAATTCATAAAATGGTAGAAAAAGAAAAACCTGATTATATAATTTTTACAGGTGATCATTCAAAAGATGGGATAGAATTATCTTATTTATATAATGATAAAATTAAATTTTATATAGTAAAAGGAAATACAGATTATATGGATAGAGATAGTAAAGAAGAATTAGAAATTCAAATAGATGGATTTAAGTTTTTATTAACTCATGGCCATTTATATGGAGTAAAAAGAGGGTATGATAATTTGAAATTAGTTGCAGAAAAGAAAAAAGTAGATGTGGTGATTTTTGGGCATACTCACAATAAATATTATGAAAAATATAAAAATATAGAGATTTTTAATCCTGGAGCGGCACAAGACGGGAATTATGGAATTATAGAGATAGAAGGGGATAAAATTAAATTTATGCATAAGGGACTTTAG
- the truA gene encoding tRNA pseudouridine(38-40) synthase TruA encodes MKNIMVELEYDGSVYFGSQRQPDAVTVQGEIEKALYKILGEKVNMVFSGRTDRGVHAIKQVANFFTETKIPIERLAKIINGKLSGNILIKQAKLMPADFHSRFSAKKRSYIYKIKKRSEFTVFEHNHITFIGDKDIDIEKLQNILNPLVGRYNFNRFRKSDCGANSPIREIFEIKVNKNGNVVEVYIEANSFLKSMVRIIMGVALNIYFEKLDKDYIVESLENPNGEKKKYIAPPNGLYLYDVRY; translated from the coding sequence ATGAAAAATATAATGGTTGAGTTAGAATATGATGGGAGCGTTTATTTTGGTTCTCAAAGACAGCCAGATGCAGTTACTGTTCAAGGAGAAATAGAAAAAGCATTATATAAAATATTAGGTGAAAAAGTAAATATGGTTTTTTCAGGGAGAACAGATAGAGGAGTTCATGCAATAAAACAAGTAGCAAATTTTTTTACAGAAACTAAAATACCAATAGAAAGATTGGCAAAAATTATTAATGGAAAATTAAGTGGAAATATATTAATTAAGCAGGCTAAACTTATGCCTGCTGATTTTCATTCTAGGTTTTCTGCTAAAAAAAGAAGTTATATATATAAAATAAAAAAGAGATCTGAATTTACTGTTTTTGAACATAATCATATAACATTTATTGGAGATAAAGATATAGATATAGAAAAATTACAAAATATCTTAAATCCTTTAGTTGGAAGATATAATTTTAACAGATTTCGTAAATCTGATTGTGGAGCAAACTCGCCAATAAGAGAGATATTTGAGATAAAAGTAAATAAAAATGGGAATGTTGTAGAAGTTTATATAGAAGCAAATAGTTTTTTGAAAAGTATGGTTAGGATAATTATGGGGGTTGCTTTAAATATATATTTCGAGAAATTAGATAAAGATTATATTGTGGAAAGTTTGGAAAATCCTAATGGAGAGAAGAAAAAGTATATTGCTCCTCCAAATGGGCTTTATTTGTATGATGTTAGATATTAG
- a CDS encoding GNAT family N-acetyltransferase, translated as MEKKCGKVEKEIKFVEIFPEQREKIVQIKEIEEKSFGKGAIDEWVLMPIVRYGKIFGLESCGKVIGVLELMQKWGNNEAYIFSLAILDEFKGKGYGNYLLKNTIEELKKYKINKLSLTVSEKNIIAINLYKKFGFKEIKMLKDEYGIGIDRIYMRKD; from the coding sequence GTGGAAAAGAAGTGTGGAAAAGTTGAAAAAGAGATTAAATTTGTTGAGATTTTTCCGGAGCAGAGAGAAAAAATTGTCCAAATAAAAGAAATAGAGGAAAAATCTTTTGGAAAAGGTGCAATAGATGAATGGGTATTAATGCCAATAGTACGATATGGCAAGATTTTTGGGTTAGAAAGTTGTGGAAAAGTAATAGGGGTATTAGAGTTAATGCAAAAATGGGGCAATAATGAAGCGTATATATTTAGTTTAGCAATTTTAGATGAATTTAAAGGCAAAGGATATGGAAACTATTTATTAAAAAATACAATAGAAGAATTAAAAAAATATAAAATTAATAAATTATCTTTAACAGTTTCAGAAAAAAATATAATAGCAATAAATTTATATAAGAAATTTGGATTTAAAGAAATTAAAATGTTAAAAGATGAATATGGAATTGGAATAGATAGAATTTATATGAGAAAAGATTAA
- a CDS encoding glutamate-5-semialdehyde dehydrogenase, with amino-acid sequence MELREELYEYGKKAKEASLKLTVASTKEKNLALRKIAENLRKNIKDIEKENEKDIVAGKERGLSKAMLDRLLLTSDRIESMASGVEKIATLTDPVGEILTGWTTEDGIKIRKVRVPIGVIAMIYESRPNVTADASALALKSGNAIILRGGKEAINSNKIIAKIIKESLDEVGLPSDSINLVQTIDREAVKILTQMVDYIDVIIPRGGSGLIKAVTENAKVPVIYHDKGLCHTYVDEMADIEMAKKICFNAKVQRPGVCNAMETMLVNKNIAEEFLPQMAEEFKKAGVELRGCKQTKQILKDIKLAEEKDWDTEYLDLILSIKMVDSVDEAITHINKHGSKHSEAIVTKDYESANKFLNGIDASTVYVNASTRFTDGAMFGFGAEIGISTNKLHARGPVALAELTTYKYIVEGNGQIR; translated from the coding sequence ATGGAATTAAGGGAAGAGTTATATGAGTATGGGAAAAAAGCAAAAGAAGCATCATTAAAATTGACAGTAGCATCAACAAAAGAAAAAAATTTGGCGTTAAGAAAAATAGCTGAAAATTTAAGAAAGAATATAAAAGATATTGAAAAAGAGAATGAAAAAGATATTGTAGCAGGGAAAGAGAGAGGATTATCAAAAGCAATGTTAGATAGATTACTGCTAACTAGTGACAGAATTGAAAGTATGGCATCTGGAGTAGAAAAAATAGCAACTTTAACTGACCCAGTAGGAGAAATTTTAACTGGTTGGACAACAGAAGATGGGATAAAAATAAGAAAAGTTAGAGTTCCAATAGGTGTGATAGCTATGATTTATGAATCAAGACCAAATGTAACAGCAGATGCATCTGCATTAGCTTTAAAATCAGGAAATGCAATAATTTTAAGAGGTGGAAAAGAGGCTATAAACTCAAATAAAATAATAGCAAAAATAATAAAAGAATCATTAGATGAAGTTGGATTGCCAAGCGACAGCATAAATTTAGTACAAACAATAGATAGAGAAGCTGTAAAAATTCTTACTCAAATGGTAGATTATATAGATGTAATAATTCCAAGAGGAGGTTCTGGATTAATAAAAGCAGTTACTGAAAACGCAAAAGTTCCTGTTATTTATCATGATAAAGGGCTTTGTCATACTTATGTAGATGAAATGGCAGATATAGAAATGGCAAAAAAAATATGTTTTAACGCAAAAGTGCAAAGACCAGGTGTATGTAATGCAATGGAAACTATGTTAGTAAATAAAAATATAGCAGAAGAGTTTTTACCACAAATGGCAGAAGAATTTAAAAAAGCAGGTGTGGAATTAAGAGGATGTAAACAAACAAAACAAATTTTAAAAGATATAAAATTAGCAGAAGAAAAGGATTGGGATACAGAATATTTGGATTTAATATTATCTATAAAGATGGTAGATAGTGTAGATGAAGCAATTACTCATATAAATAAACATGGCTCAAAACATTCAGAAGCTATAGTTACAAAAGATTATGAAAGTGCAAATAAATTTTTAAATGGAATTGATGCTTCTACTGTATATGTGAATGCTTCAACAAGATTTACAGATGGAGCTATGTTTGGATTTGGAGCTGAGATAGGAATTAGTACAAATAAATTACATGCAAGAGGACCTGTGGCATTAGCAGAACTTACCACATACAAATATATTGTAGAAGGAAATGGTCAAATAAGATAG
- the eno gene encoding phosphopyruvate hydratase gives MSTLIKEVSAMEILDSRGNPTVEVEVVLEDGTVGLAGVPSGASTGVHEAVELRDGDKKRYQGKGVLKAVKNVNENIAKLVIGMEALNQSEIDNAMIKLDGTSNKGKLGANAILGVSLAVARAASNSLKVPLFEYIGGFTANSLPCPMFNVLNGGVHANWQGPDLQEFMICPVGAPNFREALRWASETYHNLRTVLKERGHSVGVGDEGGFAPTLKTNSEAMDSIVEAIKKAGYKPGEDISIAIDPASSEFYNAEEKLYNLRTEGRKLTAEEMVEMYAEWVEKYPLILIEDGLAEDDWDGWKLLNEKLGDKIELVGDDLFVTNVERLKKGIEKDVANGVLIKLNQIGTLTETIATIKMAKKAGWGAMVSHRSGETTDSFIADFTVGMNTGHLKTGAPCRGERLAKYNQLMRIEKKLGKDAIYAGRDGFVR, from the coding sequence ATGTCTACATTAATTAAAGAAGTATCAGCAATGGAAATTTTAGATTCAAGGGGAAATCCAACTGTAGAGGTAGAAGTAGTATTAGAGGATGGAACTGTTGGATTGGCTGGAGTTCCTTCTGGAGCATCAACAGGAGTTCATGAAGCAGTAGAATTAAGAGATGGAGATAAAAAAAGGTATCAAGGAAAAGGAGTGCTAAAAGCAGTTAAAAATGTTAATGAAAATATTGCAAAATTAGTAATAGGAATGGAGGCATTAAATCAATCTGAAATAGATAATGCAATGATAAAACTTGATGGAACTTCAAACAAAGGAAAATTAGGGGCAAATGCAATTTTAGGAGTAAGTTTAGCAGTAGCAAGGGCAGCATCTAATTCATTGAAAGTTCCACTATTTGAGTATATTGGTGGATTTACAGCAAACAGTTTGCCTTGTCCAATGTTTAACGTGTTAAATGGAGGAGTTCATGCTAATTGGCAAGGGCCAGATTTACAAGAGTTTATGATTTGTCCTGTTGGAGCTCCAAATTTTAGAGAAGCTTTAAGATGGGCAAGTGAAACATATCATAATTTAAGAACAGTATTAAAAGAGAGAGGGCATTCAGTTGGAGTAGGAGATGAAGGCGGATTTGCACCAACATTAAAAACCAATTCAGAAGCAATGGATTCCATTGTGGAAGCTATAAAAAAAGCTGGATATAAACCTGGTGAGGATATATCAATTGCAATAGATCCAGCTTCAAGTGAATTTTATAATGCAGAAGAAAAGTTATATAATTTAAGAACAGAAGGTAGGAAATTAACAGCAGAAGAGATGGTAGAGATGTATGCTGAATGGGTGGAGAAATATCCTTTAATTCTTATAGAAGATGGTTTAGCAGAAGATGATTGGGATGGGTGGAAACTACTTAATGAGAAGCTAGGAGATAAAATAGAATTAGTAGGAGATGACCTATTTGTAACTAATGTTGAAAGGCTAAAAAAAGGAATAGAAAAAGATGTTGCTAATGGGGTATTAATAAAACTTAATCAAATAGGAACATTGACAGAAACAATAGCAACTATAAAAATGGCTAAAAAAGCTGGTTGGGGTGCAATGGTGTCTCATAGAAGTGGAGAAACAACAGATAGTTTTATAGCTGATTTTACAGTTGGAATGAATACAGGACATTTGAAGACAGGAGCTCCTTGTAGAGGAGAGAGATTAGCAAAATACAATCAATTAATGAGAATAGAAAAGAAATTAGGAAAAGATGCAATTTATGCAGGAAGAGATGGATTTGTTAGATAA